Proteins encoded together in one Kitasatospora albolonga window:
- a CDS encoding urease accessory protein UreG → MDDNVLRVGIGGPVGSGKTALIEALVPVLIERGRRPAVITNDIYTQEDAQHVRRTLAGVLEPERVVGVETGACPHTAVRDDPTMNLAAGAEMLERFPDTDTLLYESGGDNLTLTFSPALVDLFLFVLDTAEGEKMPRKRGPGITDSDLLVINKIDIAQYVRTDIGIMESDARRVRDDRPVVLTDCLTGVGIDEIAVYLESRRKALI, encoded by the coding sequence ATGGACGACAACGTACTGAGGGTCGGCATCGGCGGACCGGTCGGTTCCGGCAAGACCGCGCTCATCGAGGCGCTGGTCCCCGTCCTCATCGAGCGCGGCCGCCGCCCCGCCGTCATCACCAACGACATCTACACGCAGGAGGACGCCCAGCACGTCCGCCGCACGCTGGCCGGGGTCCTGGAGCCCGAGCGGGTCGTCGGCGTCGAGACGGGTGCCTGCCCGCACACCGCCGTGCGCGACGACCCGACGATGAACCTGGCGGCCGGTGCGGAGATGCTGGAGCGCTTCCCGGACACCGACACGCTGCTGTACGAGTCCGGGGGCGACAACCTCACCCTGACGTTCAGCCCCGCCCTGGTGGACCTCTTCCTCTTCGTGCTGGACACGGCGGAGGGCGAGAAGATGCCCCGTAAGCGCGGCCCCGGCATCACCGACTCCGACCTGCTGGTCATCAACAAGATCGACATCGCGCAGTACGTACGCACGGACATCGGCATCATGGAGTCCGACGCCCGCCGGGTCCGGGACGACCGGCCCGTCGTCCTCACCGACTGCCTGACCGGCGTGGGGATCGACGAGATCGCGGTCTACCTCGAATCGCGCCGCAAGGCGCTGATCTGA
- a CDS encoding urease subunit alpha: MPILPRKQYTDMFGPTVGDRFHLADTNLVVEVEKDYSEGLYGDEVVYGGGKTMRDGMASDPQATSAQGALDTVITNVVVIDPMVGVVKCDIGIKDGFIVGIGKSGNPQTQNNVDPNLVIGPGTEAIAGEHLIATAGAIDSHVHLIAPQQAEQALTNGITTLIGGGTGPTDGSNGTTCTPGPYNIARLLQAAENLPVNLGIMAKGNGSLPEALQEQVVAGACALKVHEDWGSTPAVIDNALTVADQHDVQVAIHTDSLNEGGFFEDTRSAIDGRAIHTFHSEGAGGGHAPDILRIAGEPNVLPSSTNPTLPYTKNSVDELLDMVMVCHHLSHDIPEDVSFADSRVRAETIAAESVLHDLGVISMFSSDSQAMGRIGESVTRAFQTAHHCKDKLGVLEGDSARNDNQRVLRYLAKVTINPAIASGISDHVGSIEKGKLADIVLWPIHSFGAKPKMVIKGGIVSWAQMGDPNASLPTPQPVTYRPMFGQYGKALQATHATFMSQAGIAAGVPAELGLERRVLPVRRTRTIGKHNMIRNDALPDIKVDPETFKVTLNGRVATIDPAETLPLNHLYFLV; this comes from the coding sequence ATGCCCATCCTGCCCCGCAAGCAGTACACGGACATGTTCGGCCCGACCGTCGGCGACCGCTTCCACCTCGCCGACACCAACCTCGTCGTCGAGGTCGAGAAGGACTACAGCGAGGGCCTGTACGGCGACGAAGTCGTCTACGGCGGCGGCAAGACCATGCGCGACGGCATGGCCTCCGACCCGCAGGCCACCTCCGCCCAGGGCGCCCTCGACACCGTCATCACCAACGTGGTCGTCATCGACCCGATGGTGGGGGTCGTCAAGTGCGACATCGGCATCAAGGACGGCTTCATCGTCGGCATCGGCAAGTCGGGCAACCCGCAGACCCAGAACAACGTCGACCCGAACCTGGTCATCGGACCCGGTACGGAGGCCATCGCGGGGGAGCACCTGATCGCCACCGCGGGCGCCATCGACAGCCATGTCCATCTGATCGCCCCGCAACAGGCCGAGCAGGCGCTGACCAACGGCATCACCACCCTGATCGGCGGCGGCACCGGTCCGACGGACGGCTCCAACGGCACGACCTGCACCCCGGGCCCGTACAACATCGCCCGGCTGCTCCAGGCCGCCGAGAACCTGCCGGTCAACCTCGGCATCATGGCCAAGGGCAACGGCAGCCTGCCGGAGGCGCTCCAGGAGCAGGTCGTCGCCGGTGCCTGCGCGCTCAAGGTGCACGAGGACTGGGGCTCCACCCCGGCCGTGATCGACAACGCGCTGACCGTCGCGGACCAGCACGACGTCCAGGTGGCCATCCACACCGACAGCCTGAACGAGGGCGGCTTCTTCGAGGACACCCGCTCCGCGATCGACGGCCGGGCCATCCACACCTTCCACAGCGAGGGCGCGGGCGGCGGTCACGCCCCCGACATCCTGCGGATCGCCGGAGAACCGAACGTCCTGCCGTCCTCGACCAACCCGACGCTGCCGTACACCAAGAACTCCGTGGACGAGCTGCTCGACATGGTCATGGTCTGCCACCACCTCAGCCACGACATCCCCGAGGACGTGTCCTTCGCCGACAGCCGGGTCCGGGCCGAGACGATCGCGGCCGAGTCGGTGCTCCACGACCTCGGTGTGATCAGCATGTTCTCCTCGGACTCGCAGGCCATGGGGCGGATCGGGGAGTCCGTCACCCGGGCCTTCCAGACCGCGCACCACTGCAAGGACAAGCTGGGCGTGCTGGAGGGCGACTCGGCGCGCAACGACAACCAGCGCGTGCTGCGCTATCTGGCCAAGGTCACCATCAACCCGGCCATCGCCTCGGGCATCTCCGACCACGTGGGCTCGATCGAGAAGGGCAAGCTCGCCGACATCGTGCTGTGGCCCATCCACTCCTTCGGGGCCAAGCCGAAGATGGTGATCAAGGGCGGCATCGTCTCCTGGGCGCAGATGGGCGACCCCAACGCCTCGCTGCCGACCCCGCAGCCCGTCACCTACCGGCCGATGTTCGGCCAGTACGGCAAGGCCCTGCAGGCGACCCACGCGACCTTCATGTCCCAGGCAGGCATCGCCGCCGGGGTCCCGGCCGAACTCGGCCTGGAGCGCAGGGTCCTGCCCGTGCGCCGCACCCGCACCATCGGCAAGCACAACATGATCCGCAACGACGCCCTCCCGGACATCAAGGTCGACCCGGAGACGTTCAAGGTCACGCTGAACGGCCGGGTCGCCACCATCGACCCGGCCGAGACGCTGCCCCTCAACCACCTCTACTTCCTGGTCTAG
- a CDS encoding urease subunit beta, with amino-acid sequence MTFRQQYLYGKGPIELNAGRRTLKVTVSNTGDRAVQVGSHYHFFEVNSALSFDRQETLGMHLNIAAGTSVRFEPGGSREVELCAYAGTGRLTGFSGLLNGSLSSRPARVEAVRKAIEQGFQGAEGAPRAERSTPATTRNAAKPSAKNAKATEAAKAAKNTKATEASKAAKDTKGSKATRKDKKGSR; translated from the coding sequence ATGACGTTCCGTCAGCAGTACCTGTACGGCAAGGGCCCCATCGAGCTCAACGCGGGCCGCCGCACCCTGAAGGTCACCGTCAGCAACACCGGTGACCGCGCTGTGCAGGTCGGGTCCCACTACCACTTCTTCGAGGTCAACTCGGCGCTCTCCTTCGACCGCCAGGAGACGCTCGGCATGCACCTCAACATCGCCGCCGGTACCTCCGTGCGGTTCGAGCCCGGCGGTTCGCGCGAGGTCGAGCTGTGCGCGTACGCCGGTACCGGCCGTCTCACCGGCTTCAGCGGCCTGCTCAACGGCAGCCTCTCCTCCCGCCCCGCACGGGTCGAAGCCGTCCGCAAGGCCATCGAGCAGGGCTTCCAGGGCGCGGAGGGTGCCCCGCGGGCCGAGCGCTCCACTCCGGCGACCACCAGGAACGCGGCCAAGCCGTCGGCCAAGAACGCCAAGGCCACCGAAGCTGCCAAGGCCGCCAAGAACACCAAGGCCACCGAAGCTTCCAAGGCCGCGAAGGACACCAAGGGTTCCAAGGCCACGAGGAAAGACAAGAAGGGTTCGCGCTGA
- a CDS encoding cobalamin biosynthesis protein CbiX: MAESVAVIAVCGHEAAHGQALAPLVDAGVSVVPNGRALFRSITEHARRGEEAVVVPMTLGRDPELVADTARTLRAVPAAERGTVVLAEPFGTAQHLTGWLRAAAGRVPEGSALLVTAPSGDPFEDAELYRIAALVRRHGPHPFVEVAFSGGDPDLAEGVRRCRLLGARRVALLPAAFVLPDVPGPADVDRIPAGVDRIPVDRAGPLLSASALRRVLTERVTDARRRLREHGDDGIGAGLTAADNHGHSHTHPPGEGHSHSHSHGHTHEHAHSHEHAHPHEHAPGTAHRHHHPSADEADRATRSIA; the protein is encoded by the coding sequence GTGGCCGAATCCGTCGCCGTCATCGCCGTGTGCGGCCACGAAGCCGCCCACGGCCAGGCCCTCGCCCCCCTCGTGGACGCCGGAGTGAGCGTCGTACCGAACGGGCGCGCGCTGTTCCGGAGCATCACCGAGCACGCGCGCCGGGGCGAGGAAGCCGTCGTCGTCCCCATGACGCTCGGCCGTGACCCCGAACTCGTGGCCGACACCGCCCGGACGCTGCGCGCCGTACCCGCCGCCGAGCGGGGCACGGTCGTGCTCGCCGAACCCTTCGGCACCGCCCAGCATCTGACCGGCTGGCTGCGGGCCGCCGCGGGCCGGGTGCCCGAGGGGTCCGCGCTGCTGGTCACCGCCCCGTCCGGCGACCCGTTCGAGGACGCCGAGCTCTACCGGATCGCCGCTCTCGTCCGCCGCCACGGTCCCCACCCGTTCGTCGAGGTCGCGTTCTCCGGCGGTGATCCGGACCTGGCCGAGGGCGTCCGGAGGTGCCGGCTGCTCGGCGCCCGGCGGGTGGCGCTGCTCCCGGCCGCGTTCGTGCTGCCGGACGTTCCCGGGCCGGCCGACGTGGACCGGATTCCGGCCGGCGTGGACCGGATTCCGGTCGACCGGGCCGGGCCGCTCCTGTCGGCGTCGGCGCTGCGACGCGTGCTCACGGAGCGGGTGACCGACGCCCGGCGGCGCCTGCGCGAGCACGGCGACGACGGCATCGGGGCCGGGCTCACCGCGGCCGACAACCACGGCCACTCCCACACCCACCCACCGGGCGAGGGCCACAGCCACAGCCACAGCCACGGCCATACGCACGAGCACGCCCACAGCCACGAGCACGCCCACCCCCACGAGCACGCCCCCGGCACGGCGCACCGGCACCACCACCCGTCCGCCGACGAGGCGGACCGAGCCACCAGGAGCATCGCATGA
- a CDS encoding urease subunit gamma: MNLAPREIDKLLVYVVADLARKRRDRGLKLNYSESVALITEAILEAARDGRSVADCMELGRHVVGEAETMDGVREMLGLLQVEASFVDGTKLVSCHDPIGG, encoded by the coding sequence ATGAACCTCGCCCCCCGCGAGATCGACAAACTGCTCGTCTACGTGGTGGCCGACCTGGCGCGCAAGCGCCGGGACCGCGGTCTCAAGCTCAACTACAGCGAGTCGGTCGCCCTGATCACCGAGGCGATCCTCGAAGCGGCCCGGGACGGCAGGAGTGTCGCGGACTGCATGGAACTCGGCCGCCATGTCGTGGGCGAGGCGGAGACCATGGACGGCGTACGGGAGATGCTGGGGCTGCTCCAGGTCGAGGCGTCCTTCGTGGACGGGACCAAGCTGGTCTCCTGCCACGACCCCATCGGCGGCTGA
- a CDS encoding urea transporter: MPIAEPELVRRLEKRQPFAYLLASVRGVGQVDLQPGLLTGATILVALWVAGWETGLFATLGTLVATATAYALAVDRAGIALGLQGYAGCLTGIALVSSLGNHPATYVLAVAGAMMCTILMAALGTLLAPFGLTPLTAPFCVVSGVVVVGAPSFDRVWHGAPNPVSSTTSGDTGISWNDLWHAFFNNVSQVFLVESWYVGLIMLVGLALAGLRVVLYAAAGSVVGIAAAWLMGAPTELIAAGIYGYNAVLVAIAVGAVFLSHSVWTGAYALFGAAVTTCLTASLTSFFKPFGGHTFTWPFILTTWVLMAAVPLLPRLRRSE; the protein is encoded by the coding sequence TTGCCCATCGCCGAGCCCGAACTCGTTCGGCGGCTGGAGAAACGTCAGCCGTTCGCCTACCTTCTCGCCTCCGTACGGGGGGTCGGGCAGGTCGATCTCCAGCCCGGGCTGCTGACCGGCGCGACGATCCTCGTCGCGCTCTGGGTGGCGGGCTGGGAGACCGGCCTGTTCGCCACGCTCGGCACCCTGGTCGCCACGGCGACCGCCTACGCCCTCGCCGTGGACCGGGCGGGTATCGCGCTCGGGCTTCAGGGATACGCGGGCTGCCTGACGGGCATCGCTCTCGTCTCCTCGCTGGGGAACCATCCGGCCACCTACGTACTGGCCGTCGCCGGTGCCATGATGTGCACGATCCTGATGGCCGCCCTGGGCACTCTTCTCGCCCCCTTCGGGCTCACCCCCCTGACCGCGCCCTTCTGCGTGGTCTCGGGAGTGGTCGTGGTGGGCGCCCCGTCGTTCGACCGGGTCTGGCACGGAGCGCCGAACCCCGTCTCCAGCACGACGAGCGGTGACACCGGCATCTCGTGGAACGACCTGTGGCACGCGTTCTTCAACAACGTGTCGCAGGTCTTCCTGGTCGAGAGCTGGTACGTCGGCCTGATCATGCTCGTCGGCCTCGCGCTGGCCGGGCTGCGCGTGGTGCTCTACGCCGCGGCCGGCAGCGTGGTCGGGATCGCCGCCGCCTGGCTGATGGGCGCCCCGACGGAGCTGATCGCCGCCGGTATCTACGGATACAACGCCGTGCTCGTGGCCATCGCCGTCGGTGCCGTCTTCCTGTCCCACTCGGTCTGGACGGGGGCGTACGCCCTGTTCGGCGCCGCGGTGACCACCTGTCTCACCGCCTCGCTGACCTCCTTCTTCAAACCGTTCGGCGGCCACACCTTCACCTGGCCGTTCATCCTCACCACCTGGGTGCTGATGGCTGCCGTCCCCCTGCTGCCGCGCCTGCGCCGGAGCGAGTGA